A section of the Chloroflexota bacterium genome encodes:
- a CDS encoding AIR synthase related protein — protein sequence MATDAYRQAGVDRDAAGSAKDRIFSLARSTFTPGVLGDIGAFGALYKVTGYRDPVLVAHTDGVGTKLRVASLMGRYDTVGEDIVHHCTNEILTCGAQPLFFLDYMGMGALATEKVEQLVEGLARACRGLDCALIGGETAEMPGMYQGEDVELVGFVVGAVEREGVIDGSGIRAGDALLGLPSSGLHTNGYSLV from the coding sequence TTGGCAACTGACGCCTACAGACAGGCCGGCGTTGACCGCGACGCCGCCGGCAGCGCCAAGGACCGTATTTTTTCCCTTGCCAGGTCGACCTTCACCCCTGGTGTGCTCGGCGACATCGGGGCGTTTGGGGCGCTGTACAAGGTGACGGGGTACCGCGACCCGGTGCTCGTCGCGCACACGGACGGCGTGGGCACCAAGCTGCGGGTGGCGAGCCTGATGGGGCGGTACGACACCGTCGGCGAGGACATCGTCCACCACTGCACGAACGAAATCCTGACGTGCGGGGCGCAGCCGCTCTTCTTCCTGGACTACATGGGCATGGGCGCGCTGGCGACGGAGAAGGTGGAGCAGTTGGTCGAGGGGCTGGCGCGGGCGTGCCGGGGGCTCGACTGCGCGCTGATCGGCGGGGAGACGGCGGAGATGCCGGGCATGTACCAGGGCGAGGACGTCGAGCTGGTGGGGTTCGTGGTGGGGGCCGTGGAGCGCGAGGGCGTCATCGACGGGAGCGGCATCAGGGCGGGCGACGCGCTGCTGGGGCTGCCTTCGAGCGGGCTGCACACGAACGGGTACTCGCTGGTA
- the purF gene encoding amidophosphoribosyltransferase — MANPPREACGVVGVYTPGEEAARTAFFGLFSLQHRGQESAGIASADGRTIFCRREMGLVSQAFHEFDLDRLPGDMAIGHTRYSTTGASYLDNAQPLEVTGSNGRLALGHNGNVINAVSLRTELEETWGLRFTTATDSEVIAQLLANAPGVTWGERLGYMMRRLQGAYSVVALTPTELIAFRDPLGVRPLCVGMFRGGWVVASESCALDHIGAKLLRELEPGEAVLIDSEGLRSIHKGNEGRHALCSFEYIYFARPDSILDGKRVHAARREMGRQLAVEHPVDADMVMGIPDSAIAAGTGYAEASGLPYQEGLVKNRYVGRTFIEPDQRLRDLGVRLKFNPLPEVLEGKRVVVVDDSIVRGTTTPHVVNLLRSAGAKEVHLRVCAPPILSPCHFGVDMARKSEMIAANKTVPEVCEFIGADSLGYLSVEGLFKAIGRPHAHSCSACFTGNYPVEVQLEMDKLALERP; from the coding sequence GTGGCTAATCCACCCCGGGAAGCCTGTGGCGTAGTCGGCGTTTACACTCCGGGCGAAGAGGCGGCAAGGACCGCATTCTTCGGCCTCTTTTCCCTACAACATCGAGGGCAGGAGTCTGCGGGCATTGCGTCGGCGGACGGCCGCACGATCTTCTGCCGCCGCGAGATGGGGCTTGTCTCCCAGGCCTTCCACGAATTCGACCTCGACCGGCTGCCCGGCGACATGGCTATCGGGCACACACGGTACTCGACCACCGGCGCCTCGTACCTCGACAACGCGCAGCCGCTGGAGGTGACGGGCAGCAACGGCCGGCTGGCGCTGGGGCACAACGGCAACGTCATCAACGCGGTCAGCCTGCGCACGGAACTGGAGGAGACCTGGGGGCTCCGGTTCACGACGGCGACGGACTCGGAGGTCATCGCGCAGCTTTTGGCGAACGCGCCCGGCGTGACGTGGGGCGAGCGGCTCGGGTACATGATGCGGCGGCTGCAGGGCGCGTACTCGGTGGTGGCGCTGACGCCCACGGAGTTGATCGCGTTTCGGGACCCGCTGGGCGTGCGGCCGCTGTGCGTGGGCATGTTCCGCGGCGGGTGGGTGGTCGCGTCGGAATCGTGCGCGCTGGACCACATCGGCGCGAAGCTGCTGCGGGAGCTGGAGCCGGGCGAGGCGGTGCTCATCGACAGTGAGGGGCTTCGCAGCATCCACAAGGGCAACGAGGGCAGGCACGCGCTCTGCTCGTTCGAGTACATCTACTTCGCGCGGCCCGACAGCATTCTCGACGGCAAGCGCGTACACGCTGCGCGGCGGGAGATGGGGCGGCAGCTGGCGGTGGAGCACCCGGTCGATGCGGACATGGTCATGGGGATCCCGGACTCGGCCATTGCGGCGGGGACGGGGTATGCGGAGGCCTCAGGGCTGCCGTACCAGGAGGGCCTCGTCAAGAACCGATACGTGGGGCGCACGTTCATCGAGCCGGACCAGAGGCTGCGGGACCTGGGCGTCAGGCTGAAGTTCAACCCGCTGCCAGAGGTGCTCGAGGGCAAGCGGGTGGTGGTGGTGGACGACAGCATCGTGCGGGGGACGACGACGCCGCACGTGGTGAACCTGCTGCGGAGCGCGGGGGCGAAGGAAGTGCACCTCCGGGTGTGCGCGCCGCCGATCCTCTCGCCGTGCCACTTCGGGGTGGACATGGCGAGGAAGTCCGAGATGATTGCGGCGAACAAGACCGTGCCGGAGGTCTGCGAGTTCATCGGCGCGGACTCGCTGGGGTACCTGAGCGTGGAAGGGCTGTTCAAGGCCATCGGCAGGCCGCACGCGCATAGCTGCTCCGCGTGCTTCACCGGCAACTACCCGGTGGAGGTCCAACTGGAGATGGACAAGCTGGCGCTGGAGCGGCCGTAG